The segment CACCccgaggaaggaggaagggactCAGCGAACTAACTTTGGGTGTTGGAAGATCACACGAAATAACAATGTTCATTTTAATCTGAACAGaacattattataaaataacaaACTGGGTTCACAGAGAaacaatgttttactttttatttaagcCTGCCATCTTTCAACAGGTCGTTTTAAGACAGCATTTCCTTTTATGACTGTTCCAGTGTGTTATGATTACCTTTACTGGTAATATATTACCTCTTCATTTATTCTCATCAAGGCTCATGGGATTTCATACATCCAGTATGTGTGTTTAAGAGGAGAGAAAGTTAGTGTCTCAGCACTGCGTCGTGTTTGAGCATTAACATCCTCTCTCTACGTGTGTGCACACATCCCCGTTCATCCCTGACAGCATCATGGTTCATGTGAGCTGTGCTCCCCTGACTTTATCCATCCAGAGGAGTGGAGCTGAGTCAGTTTATTGATCAGGCAGTAGacaaaaaatgataataaatgaatataggcgtctctcaacaacaacagatacacaaacacacattgggTCTCGTAGCAGCAAATAATGGAACACATTTcctgacattttctttaatgaaaGCCAATAATGTCCTAACTTGACCAATAATCTAATAGAATGTCACAGGAATGAAAGTCCAAACAAAAATGACTTTGTCAACTTTATTTCTTAATTTCATATTCAATTTGAAccccccttttttaaatgtagaaaaTTCATAAGAGCATGCGAGACAAAGGGTACGCTTCAAGAAGAGATGGCGATGGCCGCTTGTTCTGCAGCTCGTCTCATCAAAGATCCACTCTGCTCTAATGGGCCGATCGACACCAGTATGTTCATTTCCCACTGGTAGGGATTTTAGATGAATGCATCTGTGCCTGATAATGCGCCAACATGCATCAGTGGGTTTCATTACACTTTCAggaatttattttgtataaagcCGACAAAACCAAAACCTCGTTCACGCGAGAAAAGGAGACGAGTGGAGGGCGCTGCTGTGCCCCCCCATGTGTCAGGTTATAAAAGGCCACGCTCCGCACCTGCACGAATCTGCTCTCATGATACAAGTCAGCGCACGGGGGGAGTGAGTCACCGACCGTGAATGAAGCAGCTGATGCCGGTGAGATGTCAGCACTCTGGCTGAACTAACGCAATGCCCCATTCGTACCAATACTTAGAGAAATAATCGTAGTGGACGCCATAGCAATACTTATGCTAGGAATAGAGGCAGGCAGTACCAGatcttgtttttatgttgacaTTTTGGTTGCAAACCGGCTCCGTGGATCGATAAAGTTACACAGGGGGTTCTCAATCAGTCTGTTTGCAGGTGCACATGCCTTAcgttgtgtctctctctctctctctctccctttatcCTCCCAAGATATAAGACTTGATGCCAGTTCACAAATGTGGCTTAAAAACTATATCTGGGCACTCTCTGCACACTGTCTACCACAAGGCCCGTCACTGCTCTCACCAGTGTGCGAGGAGGAAAGAGTGACATCGTAAGGGAATAAGCAGCTCAATCCACGAGGAGACACAGCAGGCAGCTCGCCTATAATTACATGCGTCATTATCCCCTGATGCAAGGGCCGCTTTGTAAAACGACGACCTCCGAGTAACCCAATTACTCATTACTTGCCTCGATAAAATCAGCTGGAAATCTTTTATTTCTGGGTTTAAAGATGAACTTCAATGAAtacaagtttttaaaaaacatttggtcGGACTTGGTATGAGCTGAGCTGACAATGTCTGGTCCAAATTATAATGGCTCTTCAGCATTTCAAACTGGATTAATTGCCTTAACTAGACGAGGGAATTGGTCAAAATACCAGTTATTAATTGGTCAGAAAATCCATTAGCCAATAGGGCTAGCAGGTTAAATATATGGAACCTCATCTGAGAGATTGTTTTAAAGTATGTTGAGCAGCCAATACCTTCTTTTCTTGTTATTGGTGTTTTATGCTACTGCAGTTTACCAGGGGAGCATTGAACAATGTAATGTTAGCATTGAGACGGAGAGCACTGCTGGGCAACAAGAGTGACCAACGGTTTAGAGACAGTTGAGGTTTGTTTACTCACTTTTCTATTCCGATACAGTGAAATATAATGCAGACGAGCGACAGCTGACACTTCTTTGATCAGTTAAACTTGCTGAAGCCGTGCTAAAGGTTAACctatttattatacttttattttatttttttactgacgTCTCCTGTTGCAGCACTATccactttgctgctgtaatacTTCAAATGTACCCtctgtgggactaataaaggatacTAATATCTGACCTAATCTACAGCACTGGGAGTTGACCCATTAGATTTAGTCATACTTGAAGAAACCTGTTAAAAAGACTAAACTTATTTACATTGTCCAATCAATCAACAATATGTTCAGTACTTAGCACAACTGCAGTTATTTTTGAGAGGATTTGGCTCTGACTGTGGTGCGTCAAGGAGTAGAGTAGTACGATCGGCATGCGCACCTGACCTGATGTTTCAGGAAATATCCCGGACCACCAGTCCATTTAGGTCAAACACTATGAAAAGCCATTTCCCACAACTTGCTGCTTCCCATTTCAGTCTAAAACGAACCAGATGGTGAACTTTGAAACTGTGAGTATTTGAATGTTCTACTAACGAGGCCATTCATCACAGGTGGTGAAGCATTAGGGACTATAGTGGGTCAAGATGGACCTTGCCAACACAGAAAGCTAATAGCATTCCCCCCACCTTCCCCTCCCTGTAATATCTTCACTAAAAATAGAGCTGCCGGATTGCTGATCTTTATCGGGAACCggagagtgaaaaaaagaaaagccgtGGTCCTTGGCCAGTACATTTTCCCCCAAGTAGAGCCACGTGATGCGGCCCAGAGGGGGCTGGCGGCGAGATAGGCGGCCTTGGCTTGTTCAAATTCAGGTTCACAAGTGCATCAATCAGAAATGCAAGAACGGTGCACGATGTCATTATGTTCAATGTTTCGCAAGTAGAGGgttttgtgaaaagaaaaagcacgTTCCAGTGTCTGCTTCAGGAATAAAATGGTGCTCAAAATAAAGAGCTAATCTAGGCCACAGTAAGGACAAGAAGCTGGAACTGATAAAGAAAAGATGCTGCGGCAATGGGACTAAATATAATTTGGCCAATAGAATTACCAGTTAATGATTGTTTCCTAGGTTTAAATCCAGAAGAATGAATGAGATGATGATCAACGCTGttgaaatgttgtttgtttcacAGTACGACAGAGCGGTGGCCGTgtcagagagaggcagggagaggtTTCTGCCCTTTCAGTCTGAACTTTGTGCAGAGACTGTCTGCTGGGTTTATATCTGATGAAGCACAATACCTGCAGGGAGCAAAAGGACAGTTCACCATCTgaaactttaaatatatttcaaatgcCCCTTCAAATAATGACAATTGAAAATTGGAAATGCTCACATGCTGAGATCTTATTTCTATAACGGTAAAAAGGCCACACCATGAAAAGGCCCTATGTGCTGTCTTAAATACCTTTTAGGGTATTTTTCCTACAAAATAATTTCAGAAAGATGGACGTATCCATTCCAGTTAGGATCCATTTCCCATCACATAACTACACATTTGTTTAAAAGGGCACTCTGGTGTTTTAGCCTTGCAATTCCATACATTTGGGAGACTCACAAGAGATGGATGAAATCAAATTTAGGTCAAGTCATCTGAGGTCCAGACATCCTGACTTTTAGTCCTTGGTATGGGGCAAGCCCACCAAAAAACGCTCAATCCTACATTTACCACAATGCCCTGCAatggaatctcttctttaattcaattcaattcaatacaattcagtttattttgtattgcccaatatcacaaattacaaattatcctcagagggctttacaatctgtacacatacgacatccctgtcccagtactcgtgttcataCTCGAGTTCAGACAGCGCGACCGGTGGTCAAAGGCTGATATGAGAGTTCCTCAAAGAACCAGCGTGGTTGGATCCATAAAGTCTGACACATTTTTCATACGTGTCTTATCGACCAAAAAAGGGAAAGGCATTTTTCTATGAAAACAGACCAAACCAGTTGGACAACTCTTCTCCAATTTACCCTGCTTTATTCCCCAATGTTTACGTCTAAATTGTCCTGACTGAGGCAACATAACCAAGACCGTTTGGGGGATAGCATTGGGTATGAGTCCATCGCCTAAGCAATTACTGCAGTTAACAAATACCATTAGCCATCAGACTGATCACAGAGAACGCAATCTGCATCAATAAGCGCATAAAGCACTACTGAACTCCCTTTAAACATTTCCATCCTCACACATaaaaactttattgttttgtcaTTAGAAGTCCACTTTTGCCCCGAAGGGAGTGGTAGAGAGAATTAGGGTGTTTTTGCAGCTCATGCAGGCTCTGCTGCTAACACATTTAGCTCCAGTCCAAACCACGGTGTacgattaaaaacacacattacccAGCTAACCACAGGCCCTTGGATGGAATCAGGTAGAAGTCCCAGTGGAAGACAATTGAGCTGattaaatgttgcttttctaATTGAGAGAGACAAGCTAATTTGCGATGAATCCCAGATCGTTTCCACCGCTGCATGAGGGAAAGTAATTAATAAACTCTGTGTGTCTAATTATAAGTTATgattgagcgtgtgtgtgtgtgtgtgtgtgtgtgtgtgtgtgtgtgtgtgtgtgtggggggggggttatgccTTTGGAGAAGCTGTagaaaatattgacattttgttAGAATTATTAGTGAGGGGAACTTTGCTTTGGTTTGATGTTGATTGCACGCCATTTCATGGTTTTCTAGTCaatcctaaataaataaaacattttatatctacataataaattaaaatgagtaTGTGTAagtcaataaatataataatatacttgCCTTAGCCACCCAGTGCACAGTGTTGGACATCTCCTACCTTATTGCCTTCGCTTCGACTGTGTACCTGTGGCACCACCTGCAGGATACAAAGGGGGCATCAACACCAACACCTCCTTCAGCCTGAAACCAGTGCAGGGATCACATGAGGGGAATCTGCAGATGCAAACTAGAGGTGCGACAGTAATTCTTAAGAATATTGACAAATTGAATGAAAGAACAtacaccggggggggggggggggggggagggaccTTAGTGAGTGTGACCACTGTGCTGGATTGGCATGTCGAGGACTTTTTTTTCAGGCCCTTTTGCAATAACGTGACATTGACCGGTCAAAGCGGGAACAGCGCAAGTGTAACTAATTGAGAACAATGGCTCAGTTCTGGTAGCTTGTCCCAGTTAGCTATTCCAGTGAGCCTTCTCAACACCAGTCCTCTTGGTTGAATTGATTCAGCCACCATTAATGTTGTAACACCTGGGCTTTGTGAAAAGGGTCTGTATGACGAAGGTGACGTCGTTAAATTGGGTTTGGCTGTCAATAATCATatttacatgtacatgtttttcCTGCTGTGACGTGTAAAAACACCTGAACATAATCTGAAAACGGACTTTATTGTCGCTACATTTACTAGCAATGCACTGAATACTGCTACTCGGCGGCACCTTTCGGTTCACTGTTTTACAGCTTTGGTTCACTTTCAGTAACCAACAGGTGAGCTAGCGTTAGCTGTCCAACAGACAAAAGTGAAGTTAGCAGCTAGCTTAGCTTGTGAACATGTTGGAGACTTGCGTGAGCTAAACCTCACAAAGTTGGCGGGGAGCTAATAGAgcaaaaatgaaatgttctcTAATGGACTTGTCAGGTGTCCAGGAACagaactccaaatgaatgctctTGTTGCTGAGTATCTGCTGGGTGTAACGTTATAGCTAAATAACCAACTGTTTGCTATCATAGCACGCCATGTCCATTTAGACGGTGATAATGGGTAGTTTATTTACGATGCCCGTaacttcgtcttcttcttctaataCACTATATTGGGTATGAATAGGAAAGACGATTCCCAAGAGTATGTCTTATGAGCGGAACAACACAGCAGTAACATTACAACAGTTGTATGACCACAGAATTTGTCAGAAAGACTGTTCACTGACACTATAACATGATATGTTGGAAACCAGTAATTCTCCAAACTCCGGAATTACCTGAACGCAGCAGGTTAACCTGAACAGTGGTCTAATTAGTCAGATTAATTGAAAACACCTGGTTAGTTGTACATCAACTtgacatttaattaattcatccataatgtttatgtatcaaaaataaaagtctCGACCAACAGtatcttttaattgttttattttcttctgagTTCCCTCAATCACCCCCCACATGAACCTCACAACATTCAACAGGGAACTGTAACTACAGTATGCACAAAAGGGGAGAAGTGGTacaaaacattttacaaaataaattaaggCAAATATTTGTGGATCCTAAGATGTGGCAAGATGTGTAAACCTTTAGTGTCAAATTCAGGAAACCAGTGAAGATATGAAACCAACCACATATCTGGGCAATGATCTGTGGGcttcacaatataaatatatataatataatataatataatcttaTATTATGAGACAATAACTGCGATACTACAAGGCCttctcatttttaaaaacatgaccAAACATTTAGCCAATTTTATTGCATCATCATGTACTGGTTAAATGAAACTGTGCAGTCCTAATCTGTAACAGACCGGGACATGTGATATCAAAAACCATCATACATACTGACATTACTGACCATAATTCATGTACAGTTCAGTCATGACTGTGCTGTTGGGTATAAACTGACCAACACAAAttagtttcttttcatttttccatttaaattgggaatttaatgttttcattgaACTTGGATATTTAGAGAAGCACCCTGATTGTAGCTGGATGTGTGTTACATAAGTACAGTGACCTCTCGCTAGGGTTTCAAAGTCACAATTAAAAAACGATTGCAATATAAAGCAAAGTGATAACCGATTCCTTTCTGCAATATTGGCGTCCAACAAACATCCCCAAAAACActcttgaataaataaatgaaaacaccaTGCAgtgattaaaaaatgaaaacatgcagTTATGTTTAGATGTATGACGGCATGCCGCAAGTCAGAGTTCAAACTTCTACAATGTACATTAGAATATTCTGCAGTCTAAATAAACTCATCACATCCAGCAACATCCTTCTATGATTAAAAACTAATTATGTATCAGTATGCATTAATTAAATaggaaaacaacattatttcaaTATCCCCTATGCAATTTTGGTTCAGGCTTAGGATGCAACAAGTAGAAGACCAAACGGAGAAGCAGATTCTGTGGAGACTTCCAAGAGGATGCCCTGTGGCATTAATCATGGTGGttgcagacgtgtgtgtgtgtgtgtttgtcacagcAGGGAACCCACAGGTGGAACCAATGACATGAACAGTGGTTTTGTTCCATGACGGTGTCCCAGTAAGACAGTCGTTGAGctgcatttgaatgtgtttgacAGGTTGCCCACCATGAGAAAACGTGATGGGAAAGGATCAAATCATCGATGGCCATCGAACGCCACCTCATGTCATGTAGATTATACACTTTTGGCATTCAAGCAGGTGCAAAcctaaaccaaagacagtacaaaTCAGGCAAGTTTCAAAAAGGTGAGAAACAGTGTTGCAAACGATGACTGACGACAGGAAAGTAAAGGACTCAAACCTGTAGAACTGTGCAGTGCTAGTCCGAGGtcagaagaaaagaacaaaaaaaaaaaaactacatgaACGCCcaaaaacagtgttttctcTACAAACTGCTATTAATAAAAGCACAAAGTATGGTGAGAATATGTTGCAAGTCCATGCATGCATCAGACCGCGTCCACGTCTTTGTGTGAGGGTAATATGCATCAGTCATCCCTCACTGCTACAAatcaagttattattattattatgatgatgagtGACACATTACAAAAGGAACAATCTTGATAAATGTGGTGGGAAACATGAAAAATACAGATGCTTCCATATAGGGAACAAGAGCTTACTAAATGGGGAGGACGAGTAGGGATGGGTTCGCCATTGACCGTAGCATGGCGGGTGTGTGCAGGACGTCCCGTGGCGATTCTCTCCAACCAATCATTGGTATTGTAGTGTGGTACCAGGCAGTGGAAATGCGGCATATGTGCACAGCGTGTTGATCCAAGTGAACGCCTTCAACGCAGCTGGCATTAAAGCCTCAGTGCTCCAACAAACCCATCACTGATGGCCTCGAGGAAAGATTTTGGCGCCATGTGTttcacacgtaacacacacacacacgcacacacacacacatatatatgttcGTGCTGGTTCCGACAGGAAAATAGAGCCCCATGTGTTTGCTGTTGGCGAGCTTCCCTCGAGAGGTTAATATACATATGTTGTTTGGTGGTTATGCAGACAGCTTTTTGGAATGAAAGCCTTTCAGGTAATAAATATCAATAGTAATCCGTCACATCTCTGTGCAGTGCAGTGAGTTCAGTCAGGCCTGTTGCGTCGCCTGAGGCCGGACCCCAGCTGCTCCGCTCCAACCTCCTCAATGTTAGTCTCATACGAGTCCTCTAGCGAAGGCATGAGCTCAGAGCCCTCCGATCCTTCCACCCCCTCTTtattatcctcctcctctacattcccatcttcctcttccGACTCCTCTGGTACGAGCTCCTTCATCTCTTCTCCTTCCGTTGCGGCTTCGTCTTCCGCTTCCGAGCGCTTCGAGAAGACTCTCTTGGCCCCTGCTGTCCCTGGAGAGGTCTGCTCGTCCTCGAGAGAAGCTTCCATGGCGTCGCCGGCTCCGAGCGACTCGATGAGGTCGTCCAGGTTGCGCTCGCAGGACGCCTCTGAAAAGACAAGCGATGTAACAGTGAAGATACAGGACAGCTGGTTGATAAGTGTGGTTGAATGAGGTTCCTCTCCAGAGACAGGTCAGGgtaacacacgcgcacacaataTATCTTTGTCTGATATTTCCATTGTATCTGCTTTGCACGTGCGGTCATCAGACAGGCAAGGTTGTGTTCTGACCTTTGTGCAAATTTGACTGCCAGCTAATTTGACTGCCAGCAATCTGatgtaaaacactttttttttaaatatatatatatatatatatatatatatatatatatatatatatatatatatctcctaGCAGCGTGGTTATATGTTCTAGATCTTCTTATCTGGCCTGTGGTTCGCCGCTTTGGGTCTTCATTGGGGGGGGAAACTCACCCTCAGTGAGCACACTGCGTGTACGCATGCTAACTTTGGAGGTTTGTGATTTGAGCCAACAGGTAACGGTGTGAATAGTAGTTCCTGAGAAAACAGTCAAGAGGCAGCCGGTCAGCTCACCGTTCAGGGGAGGACAGTCcatccccctcttcttcatcaggTACCGGATGGTCTGGAGTTGAGACATGATCTCGTTCTTTTGATCCTGGGCCACCGACTTCACactgaagaggaaaaaataagTATAAACACATTGATCTCAGGGAGGGGCTCCTCTGAGCACGCGGTCAAACGCTGCCCTGTAAGTGGTGGAGGGGAAATTAATCTGGAACAACTATTATGCTAttcataataaagaaaaaagggagagtgCTCATGTGGGGCTCATGTTTCAGAACCGCGGCTGTACACAAAAGGCGTGGCGGACACCAGAGCGATGAAACCTAATACCGATCCTCACTCACCAGTTAGTGAGCGGGTCCAGCTGCGTGAGGATGGAATTCAGCATCCTCTCCGTCTGCGCCAGTCTTTGTTCCAGCTCGTTCAACTGGTTCTCTGcacgcgacacacacacacacacacacacacacacacacacagatacacacggACAGTAGAAATCACATATCTGAATTGCTCACGGTGAACAAAAGCATGTTTGCATATCTACGGTTTCAGTTTTAGTCAAACAGAAACCCCAACGCATGCGATGCACACCTGCTTCCACAGACTTTTTGGCTCCCTTGGCAAACTTTTCCTTCTGTGCCTTCTCGTCTGCAGACTTGATCtgagttgaaaaaaaaaaaaaagaaccacgCAATGTGCATTTTGCCCCATTTCAAACAGTTGAAAATGATCTCAACGCACTCGCCTTTACTTTACCTTCAAAAACTTGTAGGCTGCAAACACCCCGACTCCGATGGCGTAGAGGGGCATCAGCGTGAACACGTAGCCCTTGTTGCTGTTGGACTTGAACTTGTCGCTCTTCAGCTCTTGCTCCATCAGCTTCTTCATCTGCTGCATGTTCTCGGCGGTCTGAGATGAGCCGGGGTCGTTCGGGTTGGCGGGCTGACCCCTCACCGCGCCCGGGCCTGCTGCTACGAACACAACAGGGACTGAGTGCCTCGTAGAACAGGAGGAACAATTAAACCGGGCTCAGGGAGTCCGGATTGTTTTCTGGGAAATCCTCtttccgaaaaaaaaaaaaggaagtttaAAAATATCTTAGTTACCACGGACTTAACTAGTCTGGCACTGGTCAGGCTGGTTTTCAGGCTAAACCGGTGTTACAATCAATCTGCACACAGAAATCAGTGTTTCCTCTAAGGTTCCCcctgaaggttcctcctgactGCTGCATTGTGGACCCCAGTTCATTTGCTGTACATTCAAATGAGTTGTGATGCCATTACATGGCGCTGGCTAGTACACGTGTTAAATTGAGATTTAAGGTGAGCTAAGAGACCCTTTAAATCCTGGTTCAGTTACTCTTTTTTTCCGAGCTGCCTTTTTGAAACACCACTTCAAAAACCACCAAAAAATTGACAATTTTGTGAGAAAGTGACCAATTGTGTGCAGTCCCCCAGAATGCATTTTCTCATAGTAGTCTCGACCCAATGAGCGTAACGTAATGGTTCCCTGTGACGTTTTGGACCTGTAGTAGCACCATGGACCCTTTTAACCATCTGTTGCTTTTCTTAAAATAACTAGATCATCATAGACGACCGTGGCATACATGTATATTGGTGTCGCCCCGAATCCTCCGAGGTTGTGTGATCtggtttgtattttatttaataacaaGGTCAACCTCAACAATACAGCTCTGTAACTTGACTTTAGGGGGCCAGTATACGTCTCCCTAAAAAGATGACATCTTTCAACAGATGACCTGGTAGATATATGTTTTCACCCTGAGCATGGCTCTCTCACACATTAAAAGAGAAGACACCAACCCTGCTACCCTGCATCACTTGAACTGTGTTTAACGGTGCGCTGCGCCTTTAATATATGCTCTTTAATACGCCTTTAATAGATGCTC is part of the Cyclopterus lumpus isolate fCycLum1 chromosome 23, fCycLum1.pri, whole genome shotgun sequence genome and harbors:
- the ccdc107 gene encoding coiled-coil domain-containing protein 107 isoform X1, which encodes MVLSTSQQVALAFTAVLFTFVVLPKIFGVGGTGAKETRFDPRYAKKAAGPGAVRGQPANPNDPGSSQTAENMQQMKKLMEQELKSDKFKSNSNKGYVFTLMPLYAIGVGVFAAYKFLKIKSADEKAQKEKFAKGAKKSVEAENQLNELEQRLAQTERMLNSILTQLDPLTNCVKSVAQDQKNEIMSQLQTIRYLMKKRGMDCPPLNEASCERNLDDLIESLGAGDAMEASLEDEQTSPGTAGAKRVFSKRSEAEDEAATEGEEMKELVPEESEEEDGNVEEEDNKEGVEGSEGSELMPSLEDSYETNIEEVGAEQLGSGLRRRNRPD
- the ccdc107 gene encoding coiled-coil domain-containing protein 107 isoform X2 → MVLSTSQQVALAFTAVLFTFVVLPKIFGVGGTGAKETRFDPRYAKKAGPGAVRGQPANPNDPGSSQTAENMQQMKKLMEQELKSDKFKSNSNKGYVFTLMPLYAIGVGVFAAYKFLKIKSADEKAQKEKFAKGAKKSVEAENQLNELEQRLAQTERMLNSILTQLDPLTNCVKSVAQDQKNEIMSQLQTIRYLMKKRGMDCPPLNEASCERNLDDLIESLGAGDAMEASLEDEQTSPGTAGAKRVFSKRSEAEDEAATEGEEMKELVPEESEEEDGNVEEEDNKEGVEGSEGSELMPSLEDSYETNIEEVGAEQLGSGLRRRNRPD